TAATACCTAACCCGCCTGCAAAAAGTAGAAAGCCTAAAATACCTTTTAGTAGGAAATCTTCGAAGTTGATTTTGCTGATTTGTGTTGCAGCAATATCTTCAAGGTGGAACCAACCATTGTGACCAGCAATAATGATCAATAGTGACAGGATCAAAGAGCCAGCAGTGATGGCAATGGTGGTTTGCATTTTACCTATTTTACTGTTTACAAAAGCAATAAGCATTGCTGCTGCAGCCAGAAAGCAGAGCGTGCTGTAGACCGACATGCGTAACCTCTAGAGTGGTTGAGTTGTTAGGGGATTTGTGACGAAATAGTAAAACCATCAGATCTTAATGGCTACTGATAATTTGTTTTATTTTGAAATGCTTTTGTTGTTTAAATTATCTTTAGCTTTCTTTATCACGAATTGAAGTGTGATAGGATGTTGCAAAGCTGTAATGGATTATAAGGATGTAGTGTAGTGTTAAACAGCAAGGAATTACTGCATAAGCGGTTAGAGCAGCAAATATTGATCATCGATGGTGGTATGGGCACCATGATCCAAGGTTATAAACTTGAAGAAGAGGATTATCGCGGTCAGCGCTTTGCTGATTGGCATTCTGATCTGAAAGGCAATAATGATCTTCTGGTTTTAACTCAACCTCAGCTTATTAAAGATATTCACCTTTCCTACCTTGAAGCTGGGGCGGATATTTTAGAAACTAATACCTTTAATGCTACAACGATTGCTATGGCGGATTACGACATGGAATCGTTGAGTGTTGAAATTAACTTTGAAGCCGCGCGTCTTGCTCGTGCTGCTGCTGATGAATGGACAGCAAAAACACCCAATAAGCCTCGTTATGTCGCTGGTGTGTTAGGTCCAACCAACCGTACTTGTTCTATCTCGCCTGATGTTAACGATCCTGGTTATCGTAATGTCTCTTTCGACGAGCTTGTTGAAGCCTATTCTGAATCAACCCGTGCGCTTATTAAGGGCGGCTCGGATCTTATTTTAATTGAAACTATCTTCGATACATTGAACGCCAAGGCGTGTGCCTTTGCCGTTGATTGTGTGTTTGAAGAAATGGGTATCACATTACCCGTTATGATATCAGGCACTATCACCGATGCGTCAGGACGTACCCTTTCTGGTCAAACTACCGAGGCGTTTTATAACTCATTACGTCATATTAAACCGCTCTCTTTTGGTTTGAACTGTGCACTTGGCCCTGATGAGCTTCGCCCTTATGTCGATGAACTCTCTCGTATCTCTGAGACTTTTGTTTCTGCTCACCCGAATGCGGGCTTACCTAATGCGTTTGGTGAATACGATCTCTCTCCTGAAGATATGGCAGAACACGTTAAAGAGTGGGCTGAAAGCGGTTTTTTAAATTTGATTGGTGGTTGTTGTGGTACGACGCCAGAGCATATTCGTCAAATGGCGCAAGCGGTTGAGAATATTAAGCCTCGATCATTGCCAGATATTAACGTAGCGTGCCGTTTATCGGGGTTAGAGCCTCTTACTATTGAAAAAGAAAGTCTATTTATAAACGTTGGTGAGCGTACTAACGTAACGGGCTCTGCGCGTTTTAAACGTTTGATCAAAGAACAGCTATATGACGAAGCATTAGATGTTGCACGCCAGCAAGTCGAGAATGGTGCTCAAATCATCGATATTAATATGGATGAAGGCATGCTTGATGCCGAAGCGTGCATGGTACGATTTTTAAATCTGTGTGCGTCTGAGCCAGAAATTTCCAAAGTGCCAATCATGGTCGATTCCTCCAAGTGGGAAGTAATTGAGGCTGGCCTGAAATGTATTCAAGGTAAGGGCATTGTTAACTCAATTTCGCTTAAAGAAGGCAAAGAAAAGTTTGTTGAACAGGCGAAATTGATCCGTCGTTATGGTGCTGCGGTTATCGTAATGGCGTTTGATGAAGTCGGTCAGGCTGAAACCCGTGAACGTAAACTGGAAATTTGTACTAAAGCGTATCGTATCTTAGTTGATGAAGTCGGTTTCCCCCCAGAAGACATTATTTTCGATCCGAATATTTTCGCTGTAGCCACAGGTATTGAAGAGCACAATAACTATGCGGTGGATTTCATTGAGGCCGTCGCTGATATTAAACGTGATTTGCCGTATGCGATGATTTCAGGTGGCGTATCTAATGTCTCCTTCTCCTTCCGTGGCAATAACTATGTTCGTGAAGCTATTCACGCCGTCTTCCTTTATCACTGTTTCAAAAACGGTATGGATATGGGGATCGTGAATGCGGGTCAACTTGAGATCTACGATAACGTTCCAGATAAGTTGCGAGAAGCAGTTGAAGATGTCGTTCTAAACCGTCGTGATGATGGTACAGAGTGCCTATTAGATATTGCTGCGGAATACGCAGGTAAAGGCGTAGGTAAAGAAGATGATGCTTCTGCATTAGAGTGGCGAACTTGGGCGGTAGAAAAGCGTTTAGAGCAT
The sequence above is a segment of the Photobacterium leiognathi genome. Coding sequences within it:
- the metH gene encoding methionine synthase produces the protein MLNSKELLHKRLEQQILIIDGGMGTMIQGYKLEEEDYRGQRFADWHSDLKGNNDLLVLTQPQLIKDIHLSYLEAGADILETNTFNATTIAMADYDMESLSVEINFEAARLARAAADEWTAKTPNKPRYVAGVLGPTNRTCSISPDVNDPGYRNVSFDELVEAYSESTRALIKGGSDLILIETIFDTLNAKACAFAVDCVFEEMGITLPVMISGTITDASGRTLSGQTTEAFYNSLRHIKPLSFGLNCALGPDELRPYVDELSRISETFVSAHPNAGLPNAFGEYDLSPEDMAEHVKEWAESGFLNLIGGCCGTTPEHIRQMAQAVENIKPRSLPDINVACRLSGLEPLTIEKESLFINVGERTNVTGSARFKRLIKEQLYDEALDVARQQVENGAQIIDINMDEGMLDAEACMVRFLNLCASEPEISKVPIMVDSSKWEVIEAGLKCIQGKGIVNSISLKEGKEKFVEQAKLIRRYGAAVIVMAFDEVGQAETRERKLEICTKAYRILVDEVGFPPEDIIFDPNIFAVATGIEEHNNYAVDFIEAVADIKRDLPYAMISGGVSNVSFSFRGNNYVREAIHAVFLYHCFKNGMDMGIVNAGQLEIYDNVPDKLREAVEDVVLNRRDDGTECLLDIAAEYAGKGVGKEDDASALEWRTWAVEKRLEHALVKGITEFIVEDTEEARVNATKPLEVIEGPLMDGMNVVGDLFGEGKMFLPQVVKSARVMKQAVAHLEPYINAEKQAGSTNGKILLATVKGDVHDIGKNIVGVVLQCNNYEIIDLGVMVPCDQILKVAKEENVDIIGLSGLITPSLDEMVHVAKEMERLGFDLPLLIGGATTSKAHTAVKIEQNYNQPVVYVNNASRAVGVCSSLLSDTLKPGFVEKLQADYDIVREQHARKRPRTKPVTLEKARANKVAIDWDAYTPPVPVKPGIHIFDDFDIATLRNYIDWTPFFMTWSLVGKYPKIFEHEEVGEEAKRLFADANELLDRVEKEGLLKARGMCGLFPAASVGDDIEVYTDESRTEVATVLHNLRQQTEKPKGFNYCISDYIAPKESGKPDWIGAFAVTGGIGERELADEYKAQGDDYNAIMIQAVADRLAEAFAEYLHERVRKEIWGYAADENLSNEDLIREKYQGIRPAPGYPACPEHTEKAPLWELMNVEENIGMSLTTSYAMYPGASVSGWYFSHPDSRYFAVAQIQQDQLESYADRKGWDLIEAEKWLGPNL